TATTGGCAGCCACGGACCTTGGAGTGACTTTGACAACAATGTCCACTGTGCTGGGTGTTCTGTGGCTTGATCACAGGGCAATCAGCCATGGAGCCTGCCACTTTCAGTCCTATCTAATCCATTCACTCTCTGTTGTGGAGTCTGGAGTCTTGCTCGTTATGGCCTATGATCGTTTTATTGCCATCTGCAATCCCCTGAGATACACCTCCATTTTCACCATTGCTAAGGTGATGAAGATAGGTCTAGGGGTTCTAATTAGGGGCTTTATACTTATTGTTCCCATAATCACCACCCTCTCTGGATTCCCCTACTACAAATCCCATGTCCTCTCCCATGCTTTCTGCTTGCACCAGGATGTGATCAAACTGGCCTGTGCTGACATCACCTTCAATAGACTCTATCCTATAGTCCTGGTCTCATTAACTAGTTTCTTGGACTCTGTGCTTATCCTTACCTCTTATATTCTAATCCTTAACAGTGTCATGAGAATTGCCTCAGTTGAGGAACAGGCTAAGGCTCTAAACACTTGTGTCTCCCATATTAGCTGTGTTCTGGTTTTTTATGTCACAGTGACTGGGCTGACCCTCATTCATCGATTTGGGCAATATGTGCCACATGTAGTTCATATTATCATGAGCTATATCTACTTCCTCTTCCCCCCATTTATGAATCCAATAATCTATAGTATTAAGACCAAGCAGATAAGGAATGGTATCAATCGCCTTCTCTCTTTCCATAAAATTTGATTCTGATTTACTTACCTTGGTGTCTCTACCCACTACGGGATGGGTTTCTTAGGAGAATGGACTATATGAGGCTAATGTGGCTTACAATCAAAAGGACTAGCATTCCTGTCATTTAAAAGACACATACTCATTGCTCTGATTCATAGCCCCTTGCCCCCATCATACTCCCAAGGACATTGACCTTAGTCCTGTTGCTCTGTTTGGTATGTTGGTTTGTTAATACTGTCATTTTCTCATCTGGCAGAATTGTCTTCATGGTTACCTGAGGCCAGTGATATTTGAAATAGTTGCAGAGTCTGTAAATTGAGAGGGGAATGAGATAGCTTGCAAGAGTTCCCTGGTATTTTGTGGAAAACAGTTAAACATTTTTTGTATGCCTGAGAGCACATCAGAGATGACAGAGGGTCTTAGACAACCCTACTGGTATTGCATGGTGCTAGAGTggatcagaaataaatgagaatgagcactgggtgttatacgcaactgatgaattactaaacactacgtctgaaactaatgatgtattatatgttggttcattgaatttaaatcaaaaaaagaaagaaatgagaataagATATTCAGATCAAGAGAGGGATTGCTGCCAAAACCACCCAAGGCCAAAGAAGAACTTGGATCCTAGTAGATCCCAGTATAGCTAGATGCCCACCATAGATAGATTAATGAGAAGGCTCTGAGTTGCTGATATCTGGTGTCTTCAAACTTAGGGGATGAGGACTTCAAACCACTACCATAAAATAAAGTTCCATTTCTTGCACACCTGAGTTTTTGTTCTGTGTTCTGCAGTTCATAACCTTGACATATGCTTAATGAAAAAGGATATTAGTCAAAGAAGCATTCTAATATGTACACAGGGACAACATTTTGTCTTATTCTGGATTGAGGGGATGGCAGTGAAATAAACTATTTTCAGGAAATATTGTAATTGTATGGACTTGAAGCACATAAGATATTTAAGGAAAGTTCTTTTAGGGCCTCCCATGCATTTTATTCCATGCAGGAGTAAACATGATGAGAATCTGTACATCAGCAATATAGGaggaaaagttatattttattagtCCATCAAAAGATaaagagggatagagagaatgaTGTACATTcagcaaaattatagaaaatatgttgGCAGAGAGAATGCTaatgtattcattcaataaaattaatccatgacatttttttttttttcctgactggaGAAGGAATTGCATATCCCTATGTCTTACTGGGATCACTGGAATGATTTCCTATAAACAACAGATTCTCttgtaaaagaaattatttctccaTTGGAAAtggttatttataaaataatctttgaaaactATTGATTAGGATCTTCCTTCACTGTTTGATTCTATTCTTAATTCACCtagctttttttctcatttgattctatgagagagaagagaataataGATCAATTGACCTGTGTAGTCCAGgcagtttaaaaattaaaaataaaggaatatataaCAAGAACTTAAAATcaagggaaaaaatacatttaaaaaaatcaaggcaaTGGTGATATAAGTAGGACTAACATAATAAGTGTCTCTAATAGAGTGATACctagaaatgaattaaaaaaaacaatgaaatatacaAGGTAATTCCATAGTTATaaactatttaaagaaaatgtaatgggcatgatctttattttttatcatctaTCTGTATGCAAAAgtatcttaaaaatttaagatttcatAGAAATATAGTTACCAATCAATTTTATTATACCATCttattatctataaaattatattctatcTTTTATAATATATACTCTGTTCTCAAATTTCCCCAAATAAAATGGATAGAGTATATCTAGATATATGGAACAtactattacatttatttatttatttattttttaagattttatttatttgcgagagagacaatgagagacagagagcatgagagggaggagggtcagagggagaagcagactccctgctgagcagggagcctgatgtgggactcgatcccgggactccaggatcatgtcctgagccgaaggcagtcgcttaaccaactgagccacccaggcgccccttatgctATTACATTTAAAAAGGCTAAAACTGTAATCATATTATACCTTTGACTAATTAGTAAATTTACTTGCATCaatttattcttaggaaatatggaaaatttgtaaaaaaaaatcacagtgtgGTAGAAAGAATGTAGTCTTGGAAGAAAGCAGCACATCTACTCTTGCCTCCTTCACTTACAACCTTTGTGATCTTgaacaagtcatttaatctctgagcctcagttatttatcaattaagaataataaaatgcatGCTATAGGCATTCATATGTcatgttaattatattaatatcattGTATTGGCAAAGCCAGACATCTAAAAATTTCTACCCATCAGCACTAAAATAGAAGGGAAGAACATTAAGCCAGTAGGAAATCATTTAATATATGATGATTCTTTCACATGATGAAATACATagttaatatgaataaaaattgtaAGTTTTAAATAGCCTTTGGAAATGATAATTCTCCTTCAAGCTTCTCCCTTGGTCACTCCCAATATAGCTTTCCCCTACGAGGACACCAGGACATCCAGTCCATTGACACTTGTATTTTTGACTCCTTCTTGTCTTCATTTACCTTGACAAccaagacagttttattttcagttctttagaAACTCTTATGCCAGTATCCtatgtgttttgtgtgtttgattgtttgttttggcttattttaaattaatcctagacattttattcttttatactcgtcttaaaaaacttaacaaaataaagcaaaatgtaaatattttctttctgttacccATCATATTCTGCTCTGTTCATTGTGAAGCTGACACAAAAAGGCTAATGATCtaaaaataaggtaatttttaagacaaaaagtTGACTGTCCCCATACACATGGCTATTAAGAAATTCACTCATGTTCTTTCTGAATCAGAACTTATTTCCTCAAAGGaacagaaatgacaaaaatacaatTGAAATTCATAAGCTCTAGGATCAACAATGGTACATGTGATCCCTCAGAGAAACTGGTATACTTGTGGCGTTTAAGGTAGACAACAGGAAGGACATGCATGGATTTCTTAAACCCTGATGCTGAGGATTCAGAGCGGGGAGGATCACATAACCAAGTCCTGATATTCCACCTCTGCTGGCATCTGAGTTTTCAGTCTTCTTCCCACATCCTTTGGGAAATGCATGGATGACCTGAGGACATTGATTAAGTGGCCCAGCTACtcccagaaagaggaaagagggaagagaaatcaagaggtctccagagtggctgtaaaGCTAACAATGGGGGAAGTGATTCCTACATATATAAGCTTTCTAATGAGGCCTCCTGAGGAGGCTATGTGGGGGAAACATCTAAACCTGGTCTTCAAAGAAGGCAAGGAACAAGTCCCTATTACAGCAACAAGACGAGTGGATGAGTGCCAGGAACAGAAATATGGAAtgactcttttcctttctgatattCTATACAGTCAAAAGAAGCATTTAAGAAAGTTTTCCAGAGGACTGCATAAAAGgatgggtgtgtatgtgtgtgtgtttacacttTAGGAACTGCTGTCTTAGAAAGGGCATGTGAAACTCGCTGGGAACAATAGGAAACCTGAGACTGTCTCTGGCCCATCACTCTTGTACCTGTAGAGCTTATACCTCATTCCATTCAGGAGGAAGGGAATAGATGAAAAGAGCAGATGAGGGGGAGTGGGCCTAACACTCTCCTCTCTGGTCACCTGTGCATTTGGACTTTGTGATGGATTCATTATTCACTATTTCCTTTTGATGTCCACATATCTTTCCTATCCTTTCTTTCCTCATACTCCCAAGCctcctctgtttctttccttcccccataTCCACTGAGAGTCAAGTTGTGCTCTCAGACTGAGCAGTTTGGTCTGTTTCTATggatctctgtgtgtgtgtgtgtgtgtgtgtgtgtgtgtgtgtgtgtgtgtgtgtgtgttgttacAAGTCTAGGAATCCTATTTACCTAGAAAAACATCATAACATGAAAATCACAGTTGATAAATTATCTAGATGTTTTCAGCATTAGGGACCCTGTTGAGACATTCATTGACAACACTTTGCATAAAATTGCACAGTGATCAAGCCCAATTATAAACTTTGCTGGTGTGTATTGTGAGATTCTTCAGGACAGAGACTGTGCTTATGAAAAGGTTTTCTCAGCAATCAACATAGTAGCAGTCATGTGGTGTGTGCTCACTAATAATCTGCACATTCTAAATAGTAATCTTTCCACTTGTCCCAGATGATACTGAGGGATGGTGCTTTTACTGGTTGTCTACACCTTCAGGTGTACAGTGTCCTTTGAGGACAGTTCATCAGATATTAATAAGACAGTTCCCCCAGGACTTTAGGAAGTCACTAAAGAAAATACATGTTCTGAGTTGGGAACTGCCTATCAATTTCAAGACCGTAGCTTTCCTCTCTCCACCTAGACAAATTAATTCTTGTGTACCTGATGTAATTTTCTCAACATTTGTCAATAAATCAACCCATTTATAGCCAAGCCATATTTATGGAAGTTTTGCTACCTAATGTAAGCTTAGGAGGATGCATGAGGTATGGTCCCAGCCCTGAAGAAACGGTCTGTGGTGGCCTCAGTGTGATGACAGTATCTTGTACTCCTGGAAGCCCCACACATGGTCCTGGACAAATATCAGGGTTCTCTTTTCATCCTGGACAGGTTTTCCCTTTATTCCAAAGGCTCAGGAACATGTCCTGGTTTTACATTCTGAGAGCTATCATAGCCTtctttgtatcttatttttctgATGCAAGCCTAGctatagaagaaaatacagtCTCCCTGTTTCCCAAACATTTTTCTGCTCATAACAATAGTAAAAGCTTACATCCTTGTTGGTCTTGGACATTTTATTACCAGTCTCTGAAAAgacctaattaattttttttaaattttatttatttatttgccagagagagacagagagagagagagagcacacaagcagggggagcggcaggcagaaggagaagccgactccccgctgagcaggggggcGGATGCGGCacctgattccaggaccctgggatcatgacctgagccgaaagcagatgcttaacagactgagctacccaggtgtcccaagaccTAATTAACTTTTAAGGGGAAGCTTACAGTCTGGAAACATAGTTTAATCATTCTGAAttacttttctttaataaattaaattcatgaccttatgggttttttttttgtttttgtttcgttttgttttgtttttgctattttcccCTTTAGAATAGATATCTCTAATTCACTACCTCTCCCAACCACCTTTCCCTTCCTCTGACATGTTGTTTTCTCATCCCTGCTTTTAAACCTCAGGCAACTTTCAGGGATAGAACAACATTTGTATAGTAATACTAATTTAAACCTCTATATGATTTGATATACTTTAATTTTAGGGAACTCCTAGAATTGGTGATTTCTGTCTCCATGAGTGCCATGCCCATACAGATGTAACTccagagcattttctttttctttttttttttaatattttatttatttatttgacagagagagacacagtgagaaagaaagcacaagaaggtggagtgggagagggagaagcaggctccccgctgagcagggagcccgatgtggggctcgatcccaggacccagggatcatgacctgagctgaaggcagacgcttaactgactgagccacccaggcgcccctcagaacaTTTTCTTACACAAGAGTTACATTCTTTGTGAATTGTCCTGATTCTgatttatttctgatattagGGACATTTTATGAAGAAGTGTTCTACTTCTGAATTTGTGTTGAAGTGAGACTAGCATAAAAGGTAATAGGTTCTTTATTTGGGGTTGTTGCCACCAAGGATGTGGAAGTAGTAGAGATGACTGACGTCTTTAGGCTGTAGGAACATTATAATGTGACCAGTCACATGAGCAACAGCTCATCAGAAGTGAAGTATTGAAGGAAAAGGAGCTAAGAGGTAAGAGGAGACATAGAGAAAGAATCTGAACATTCAATTAAGTCAAATGATTTTGGAAAgacaagaagcagaaagagaaccAGTGAATAAAgcagctatgaaaaaaaaaattgcaggagGATATTTGGCAGGAACAAAGAAACCACCCAGGTGGAAGAATCCAAAAACATGAATCTCCAAAGATGGAACAGATATGAAATgtttagagcagtgattctcagatATTACTGTACACCTGAATCACTTGGGGATTATGATCAAAGGCAAATTTGGGTTCAGTGGGTTGGAGGTAGAGTCTAAGGCCACGTGTCTAACAAGACCCTGTGCTTGTTAGTTGTGGCTGGTCTGTGGCCCACACTTCCGGTAGCCAAACTCTAAAAAAGGATAACTAACTGTTGGAGCAgcaaagcaattaaaaatgatgGTGGTGGCCTGTGTTCCATAAAACACCAACATTcaattgcaaaaacaaacaaaggcaaGTTTTCTAACTGAAAAGTGCGTGTTTACCATGATTGTGAAAGATAAGAGCAAAATCAAAGTTAAGTGTGTCCAGAAACTTAGCAGTCATAGCAAGAAAGCAGCTAAGTAAGATTATTATCCACTTGTACTTATTTACCTTATTCATTATTGTTATACACTGTTAGtggaaaaattttaagcatacaCACAATAGCTGAACCTGatataagaaaaattattgaaaCCATTTCActtaatttgagaaaattttaactattaactgaatatttttttctacttaggGAAAGACTAACATTCTTTATCTCAAGTATAACCTGCAAACCTCTATTCTTCTTCTGCAGAAAAATACTTGTGGAGTTATAGTTATCATGCCAATTAATTATCTCTAAGTATGAAGATTGTGATTGAGGCTTCTGTGGTATAATACCAGTAAAAAATCTAGGCTCCTGGGTTAAAGGCTTCTAGAAAGCTGCTTTTCACTTGTGGACATGCTATGTGACCCAATATTAGCACTGCCCCCTTTCTGCTGACTGGCTTCCCAGGTCTGGAGGTCGCACATCACTGGATCTCCATCCCCTTCTTTGCAGTCTACGTCTCTGTGCTTCTTGACAACGGCACGCTCCTCTACCTCATCACGGATGAGCACAGCCTCCATGAACCCATGTCCTATTTCCTTGCCATGCTGGCAGGCACAGATCTGATGGTGACACTGACAACAATGCCTACTGTAATGGGGGTCTTATGGATGAGTCACCGGGAGATGAGccacagagtctgcttcctgCAGGCTTATATTATTCACTCCCTTTCCACTGTGGAATCAGGTGTCTTGCTTGTCATGGCCTATGACCGATTCATCGCCATCTGCACCCCTCTGAGGTATAACTCCATTCTTACCAATTCCTGGGTAATGAAAGCAGGATTGGGGGTATGAATGAGGGGCTTTTTATCCCTTGTGCCTCCAATCGTGCCACTCTACTGGTTCCCATATTGCCGTTCCCATGTTCTTTCCCATGCCTTTTGCCTCCACCAAGATGTCATGAAACTCGCCTGTGCTGATATTACATTGAATCGTGTGTACCCAGTGATTCTTGTTGCTTTGACTTTCTTCCTAGATGCTTTGATTATCCTCTTCTCTTATATTTTAATCCTGAAGACAGTTATGGGCATCGCCTCTGTAGAGGAGCGAGCTAAGGCCCTTAACGCCTGTGTCTCCCATATTAGCTGTGTTCTGGTGTTTTATATTACTGTGATTGGCCTGACTTTCATCCACAGGTTTGGGAAGCATGCACCACATGTGATCCACATTACCATGAGCTATGTCTACTTTCTGTTTCCTCCATTAATGAACCCCATTATAAATAGTATCAAGACCAAGCAAATTCAGAGAAGCATCATTTGCCTATTTTCTGTGCACAGTAGGGCTtgagattttatttcataatctTGAGATCTCTGgaagtttttcatttcagtgtcTTTT
Above is a genomic segment from Halichoerus grypus chromosome 11, mHalGry1.hap1.1, whole genome shotgun sequence containing:
- the LOC118532856 gene encoding LOW QUALITY PROTEIN: olfactory receptor 51B2-like (The sequence of the model RefSeq protein was modified relative to this genomic sequence to represent the inferred CDS: substituted 2 bases at 2 genomic stop codons); the protein is MXPNISTAPFLLTGFPGLEVAHHWISIPFFAVYVSVLLDNGTLLYLITDEHSLHEPMSYFLAMLAGTDLMVTLTTMPTVMGVLWMSHREMSHRVCFLQAYIIHSLSTVESGVLLVMAYDRFIAICTPLRYNSILTNSWVMKAGLGVXMRGFLSLVPPIVPLYWFPYCRSHVLSHAFCLHQDVMKLACADITLNRVYPVILVALTFFLDALIILFSYILILKTVMGIASVEERAKALNACVSHISCVLVFYITVIGLTFIHRFGKHAPHVIHITMSYVYFLFPPLMNPIINSIKTKQIQRSIICLFSVHSRA
- the LOC118532875 gene encoding olfactory receptor 51B2-like, with protein sequence MWSNISAAPFLLTGFPGLEIFHPWISVSFFVIYVSILLSNGTLLFLIREDHTLHEPMYYFLAILAATDLGVTLTTMSTVLGVLWLDHRAISHGACHFQSYLIHSLSVVESGVLLVMAYDRFIAICNPLRYTSIFTIAKVMKIGLGVLIRGFILIVPIITTLSGFPYYKSHVLSHAFCLHQDVIKLACADITFNRLYPIVLVSLTSFLDSVLILTSYILILNSVMRIASVEEQAKALNTCVSHISCVLVFYVTVTGLTLIHRFGQYVPHVVHIIMSYIYFLFPPFMNPIIYSIKTKQIRNGINRLLSFHKI